Proteins found in one Microbacterium sp. SSM24 genomic segment:
- a CDS encoding FadR/GntR family transcriptional regulator, protein MAQSTQTPTARAWQVVLERVETDLLDGTLRPGDRLPPERELAASLGVGRSSVREALRVLEVMGLIRTATGSGPSAGAIIIATPQGGMSALLRLQVAAQGFPLDDVVRTRLVLESAVVDALAGDPERDTRAARAVVDAMDSADLTPAEFLALDAQLHLALAEASGNVVIAAMMAGLRTAIESYVQAGAAGIDDWDAAAGRLRREHRAILDAVDAGDTALARTRIHDHITGYYAEAGLSRRTE, encoded by the coding sequence GTGGCCCAGTCAACGCAGACGCCGACCGCACGGGCATGGCAGGTCGTGCTGGAACGGGTCGAGACCGACCTGCTCGACGGCACGCTGCGCCCGGGCGACCGCCTGCCGCCCGAGCGCGAGCTCGCCGCCTCACTGGGTGTGGGCCGTTCGAGCGTGCGCGAGGCGCTGCGCGTCCTCGAGGTCATGGGTCTCATCCGCACAGCCACGGGCTCGGGGCCGTCGGCCGGCGCCATCATCATCGCCACCCCGCAGGGCGGCATGTCGGCGCTGCTGCGCCTCCAGGTCGCCGCGCAGGGCTTCCCCCTCGACGACGTCGTACGCACGCGTCTCGTCCTGGAATCAGCCGTCGTCGATGCGCTTGCCGGCGACCCCGAGCGCGACACGAGGGCGGCGCGCGCCGTCGTCGACGCGATGGACTCGGCCGATCTCACGCCGGCCGAGTTCCTCGCGCTGGACGCGCAGCTCCACCTGGCGCTGGCCGAGGCATCCGGCAACGTCGTCATCGCCGCGATGATGGCGGGGCTGCGCACGGCGATCGAGTCGTACGTGCAAGCAGGAGCCGCCGGCATCGACGACTGGGATGCCGCTGCCGGCCGACTGCGCCGCGAGCACCGCGCGATCCTCGACGCCGTCGACGCGGGCGACACCGCGCTCGCCCGCACCCGCATTCACGACCACATCACCGGCTACTACGCCGAAGCGGGCCTGTCCCGCCGCACCGAGTGA
- a CDS encoding metallophosphoesterase, with the protein MPHSASRAALTTLGVVGAVGAGAAVWGVGIERYLFTVRWHELAILPAGSRPLRILHLSDAHMAPWQHRKQQWIAALADLEPDLVINTGDNMGHHDGLRGLRAAFDPLRGIPGFFVHGSNDHTAPSPRNPFKYFLGPSRTSGRNRTEPLDTQALDGYLTDELGWVDLNNAVGSADAAGTRIEAFGVSDAHRDWDRLDVLPDLLSGLRADSPRALTIGVTHAPYRRVLDEFTDLGAEVIFAGHTHGGQVRIPGSPAALVANCDIPLRQARGLSDWSHGGRRIPLNVSAGLGHSIYAPVRFACRPEASLLTLSARP; encoded by the coding sequence GTGCCGCACAGCGCATCCCGCGCCGCCCTCACCACGCTCGGCGTGGTGGGGGCGGTCGGCGCAGGTGCCGCGGTGTGGGGGGTCGGCATCGAGCGATACCTCTTCACCGTCCGCTGGCACGAGCTCGCCATCCTGCCCGCGGGCTCGCGTCCGCTGCGCATCCTTCATCTGTCCGACGCGCACATGGCGCCGTGGCAGCACCGCAAGCAGCAATGGATCGCAGCGCTCGCTGACCTCGAGCCGGACCTCGTGATCAACACGGGCGACAACATGGGTCACCACGACGGCCTGCGCGGCCTGCGTGCGGCGTTCGACCCGCTACGCGGCATCCCGGGGTTCTTCGTCCACGGCTCGAACGATCACACGGCTCCGTCTCCCCGGAACCCGTTCAAGTACTTCCTCGGCCCGTCCCGGACATCCGGCCGGAACCGCACGGAGCCGCTCGACACCCAGGCGCTCGACGGCTACTTGACGGACGAGCTCGGCTGGGTCGACCTCAACAACGCGGTCGGATCGGCGGATGCCGCCGGCACGCGCATCGAGGCGTTCGGCGTCAGCGACGCGCATCGCGACTGGGACCGGCTGGATGTGCTCCCCGACCTGCTGTCCGGGCTGCGCGCCGACTCCCCGCGCGCGCTGACGATCGGAGTCACGCATGCGCCCTACCGCCGTGTGCTCGACGAGTTCACCGACCTGGGCGCCGAGGTGATCTTCGCCGGACACACCCACGGCGGGCAGGTGCGCATCCCCGGTTCGCCCGCCGCGCTGGTCGCGAACTGCGACATCCCGCTGCGCCAGGCCCGCGGCCTCAGCGACTGGTCGCACGGGGGACGACGCATCCCGCTCAATGTGAGCGCCGGTCTCGGCCACTCGATCTACGCTCCGGTGCGGTTCGCGTGCCGTCCCGAGGCGTCGCTGCTCACCCTCAGCGCTCGTCCCTGA
- a CDS encoding thymidine kinase, producing MAKLYFRYGAMNSGKSTSLLQAAYNYEERGQHVLLAKPEIDTKGADQISSRLGVERTVDFLIPPGADVRALFAEHRERVRERAEDALIPESSATGAAPDVACLMIDEAQFLTREQVDDLLRIVVLDHVPVLAYGIRTDFQTQAFPGSRRLLELAHSLEELKTICRCGRKALFNARLVGGRFVFDGDQVAIDELSTARVTYESMCAECYLRESGGRIGAN from the coding sequence GTGGCCAAACTGTACTTCCGCTACGGCGCGATGAACTCCGGCAAGTCGACGTCGCTCCTGCAGGCCGCGTACAACTACGAGGAGCGCGGGCAGCACGTGCTCCTGGCCAAGCCCGAGATCGACACCAAGGGCGCGGACCAGATCTCCAGCCGCCTCGGCGTCGAGCGCACCGTCGACTTCCTCATTCCGCCGGGCGCCGACGTCCGGGCGCTCTTCGCGGAGCATCGGGAGCGCGTGCGGGAGCGCGCCGAGGACGCGCTGATCCCGGAGTCCTCGGCGACCGGCGCCGCGCCCGACGTGGCGTGCCTGATGATCGATGAGGCGCAGTTCCTCACCCGTGAGCAGGTCGACGACCTGCTGCGGATCGTCGTGCTCGATCACGTCCCGGTGCTCGCATACGGCATCCGCACGGACTTCCAGACGCAGGCCTTTCCGGGATCCCGTCGACTGCTGGAACTCGCCCACAGCCTCGAGGAGCTCAAGACGATCTGCCGCTGCGGGCGCAAGGCGCTCTTCAACGCCCGCCTCGTCGGTGGCCGGTTCGTGTTCGACGGCGACCAGGTCGCGATCGACGAGCTGTCGACGGCGCGCGTCACCTACGAGTCGATGTGCGCGGAATGCTACCTGCGCGAATCGGGTGGGCGAATCGGCGCCAACTAG
- a CDS encoding alpha-hydroxy acid oxidase — MVQRQLPNPAELLELMKFKKPEFDGKKRRLDAALTIYDLRTIAKRRTPKAAFDYTDGAAEGELSLSRARQAFEDIEFHPGILRPAPEVDTSVEILGGPSALPFGIAPTGFTRLMQTEGEVAGASAAGAAGIPFTLSTLGTTSIEGVKAANPHGRNWFQLYVMRDREISYGLARRAAEAGFDTLQFTVDTPVAGARLRDKRNGFAIPPQLTLGTIVNAIPRPWWWYDFLTTPKLEFASLSTTGGTVGELLNAAMDPTISYDDLAIIRDIWPGKIVVKGVQNVEDSVRLIDAGVDGIILSNHGGRQLDRAPIPFHLLPTVVREVGKDATVMIDTGIMNGADIVASIALGAKFTLIGRAYLYGLMAGGREGVDRTIQILRTEIERTMQLLGVASLAELEPRHVTQLARLQPIAAAPRRAPARARTTKV; from the coding sequence ATGGTTCAGCGTCAGCTGCCCAATCCCGCAGAGCTCCTCGAGCTGATGAAGTTCAAGAAGCCCGAGTTCGACGGCAAGAAGCGTCGTCTGGACGCGGCCCTCACGATCTACGACCTGCGCACGATCGCGAAGCGTCGAACGCCGAAGGCGGCCTTCGACTACACCGATGGCGCGGCCGAAGGCGAGCTCTCGCTCTCGCGCGCCCGGCAGGCGTTCGAGGACATCGAGTTCCATCCGGGCATCCTCCGTCCCGCACCCGAGGTCGACACCTCGGTCGAGATCCTCGGTGGTCCGAGCGCGCTGCCGTTCGGCATCGCGCCGACGGGCTTCACCCGCCTGATGCAGACCGAGGGAGAGGTCGCCGGCGCATCGGCGGCGGGGGCCGCGGGCATCCCGTTCACCCTCTCGACGCTCGGCACCACCTCGATCGAAGGGGTGAAGGCGGCGAACCCGCACGGTCGCAACTGGTTCCAGCTGTACGTCATGCGCGATCGCGAGATCTCCTACGGACTGGCGCGCCGGGCGGCGGAAGCCGGATTCGACACCCTGCAGTTCACGGTGGACACACCCGTCGCGGGGGCCCGACTGCGCGACAAGAGGAACGGGTTCGCGATTCCGCCGCAGCTCACGCTCGGCACGATCGTGAACGCCATCCCGCGCCCGTGGTGGTGGTACGACTTCCTCACCACCCCGAAGCTCGAGTTCGCGTCGCTCTCGACGACCGGCGGCACGGTCGGTGAGCTGCTGAACGCCGCGATGGACCCCACGATCAGCTACGACGATCTGGCGATCATCCGCGACATCTGGCCCGGCAAGATCGTGGTGAAGGGTGTGCAGAACGTCGAGGACTCGGTCCGGCTCATCGACGCCGGCGTCGACGGCATCATCCTGTCGAACCACGGCGGCCGCCAGCTCGACCGCGCGCCGATCCCGTTCCATCTGCTGCCCACCGTCGTCCGCGAGGTCGGCAAGGACGCGACGGTGATGATCGATACGGGCATCATGAACGGAGCCGACATCGTCGCCTCGATCGCGCTCGGCGCGAAGTTCACCCTCATCGGGCGCGCGTACCTCTACGGCTTGATGGCGGGCGGCCGGGAAGGCGTCGACCGCACGATCCAGATCCTGCGCACCGAGATCGAGCGAACGATGCAGCTGCTCGGCGTCGCCTCGCTGGCAGAGCTCGAGCCGCGGCACGTGACGCAGCTCGCGCGACTGCAGCCGATCGCTGCTGCCCCCCGGCGTGCGCCGGCGCGGGCACGCACCACGAAGGTCTAG
- a CDS encoding transglycosylase domain-containing protein produces the protein MPDTNRSASGVLGGLAGLVGLSAVAGVLVAATVTPAIALSGAAATSAITMFDNLPSVLDIDKLMLPTTLWVKTDPTKDDYVVMTQFYDQNRSPVDYNEVAPVMYDAILSSEDPRYYQHGGVDLIGTTRAVLSNIQGGGETQGGSTISQQYVKNILVQRCEADAKTEYKTDENGEVVVDENGQAVVEVSLEQAKLDCWTQATTAAGDEGIQRKLQEMRYAIALEKKYDKETILLGYLNIANFGGTTYGIDAAARYYFGVAAKDLTLGQAATLAGIVQNPNTYKIDKPKGSIVDGDGVGYNKAPDGLIDDVNPKQIAALTSKLDAGEITQEQYLAAADGYSSTKGRQLYVLSRMLDDGKITQEQYDAAVLEPIVPKITSPKVGCAAATGLEYFCQYVRYVIQQDPAFGATQEERTESLRRGGLNVYTTLDMRLQKEAQSTMNTLAPSSVPGGYFGATSISLEASTGRILAVAQNTKFSESITDDPNYSSIVYAGDLKFGGSRGFSAGSTFKLFTLIDWLEKGHSVNEVVNGRNRIIKEFPDSCYNGGTYYNSNWNPKNFKNQSGYVGTPMQFTRDSLNTGFLAMASELDLCDIGKAATRMGVELGTGEPIVMTGPNKVIGDDAISPLAMASAYATVANKGIQCQPQAIDRVTDSDGKEIAKPDRKCSQVIDPAVAATAAYAFQGVMAPGGSAYPGNPFDGTQVMGKTGTHEETHTWIIESSTRVTTAVWTGNVQGEISLYDKYWTGSYEPLSRIRFQMARQLQHLANQLYPAGGFPGPDSNLSRQVYTDLPSVVGKSLDEARRILQDAGFEVTVGAPVDSDMQKDLVATQSPGAGRVAGGTVVTINPSNGQGLTVPDVSGRKLDRAIAELRQAGFGNVLPGACTQRDDADPQGDATGTKPAAGTVTNRNTAITVDYAASDCGGGNGNGNGNGDG, from the coding sequence ATGCCTGATACCAATCGATCGGCTAGCGGTGTGCTCGGCGGTCTCGCCGGCCTCGTCGGCCTCAGCGCTGTCGCCGGCGTCCTCGTCGCGGCGACCGTGACTCCCGCCATCGCCCTCTCCGGCGCGGCAGCCACCAGCGCGATCACGATGTTCGACAACCTTCCGAGCGTGCTCGACATCGACAAGCTCATGCTCCCGACCACGCTGTGGGTGAAGACCGACCCCACGAAGGACGACTACGTCGTCATGACGCAGTTCTACGACCAGAACCGCTCGCCCGTGGACTACAACGAGGTCGCTCCCGTCATGTACGACGCGATTCTCTCCAGTGAGGACCCGCGGTACTACCAGCACGGCGGCGTCGACCTGATCGGCACGACCCGCGCGGTGCTGTCTAACATTCAGGGCGGCGGCGAGACGCAGGGTGGCTCGACCATCAGCCAGCAGTACGTCAAGAACATCCTCGTCCAGCGCTGCGAGGCGGACGCCAAGACCGAGTACAAGACCGACGAGAACGGCGAGGTGGTCGTCGACGAGAACGGCCAGGCCGTCGTCGAGGTCTCCCTCGAGCAGGCGAAGCTCGACTGCTGGACGCAGGCGACCACTGCGGCAGGCGACGAGGGCATCCAGCGCAAGCTCCAGGAGATGCGCTACGCGATCGCCCTCGAGAAGAAGTACGACAAGGAGACGATCCTTCTCGGCTACCTCAACATCGCCAACTTCGGCGGCACCACGTACGGCATCGACGCTGCCGCTCGGTACTACTTCGGCGTCGCGGCGAAGGATCTGACGCTCGGCCAGGCGGCGACGCTGGCCGGCATCGTCCAGAACCCCAACACGTACAAGATCGACAAGCCCAAGGGCTCGATCGTCGACGGCGACGGCGTCGGGTACAACAAGGCGCCCGACGGGCTCATCGACGATGTCAACCCGAAGCAGATCGCCGCGCTGACCTCGAAGCTCGACGCCGGCGAGATCACGCAGGAGCAGTACCTCGCCGCAGCAGACGGCTACAGCTCGACCAAGGGCCGTCAGCTCTACGTGCTCTCCCGCATGCTCGACGACGGGAAGATCACGCAGGAGCAGTACGACGCCGCGGTGCTCGAGCCGATCGTTCCCAAGATCACCTCGCCCAAGGTCGGCTGCGCCGCCGCAACGGGCCTCGAGTACTTCTGCCAGTACGTGCGCTACGTCATCCAGCAGGATCCCGCGTTCGGTGCGACGCAGGAGGAGCGCACCGAGAGCCTCCGCCGCGGCGGCCTGAACGTGTACACGACCCTCGACATGCGACTCCAGAAGGAGGCGCAGAGCACCATGAACACGCTGGCCCCGTCGTCGGTTCCCGGCGGCTACTTCGGCGCGACGTCGATCAGCCTCGAGGCTTCGACCGGCCGCATCCTGGCGGTCGCGCAGAACACGAAGTTCAGCGAGTCGATCACCGACGACCCGAACTACTCGTCGATCGTCTACGCCGGCGATCTGAAGTTCGGCGGGTCCCGCGGGTTCAGCGCCGGGTCGACGTTCAAGCTCTTCACCCTCATCGACTGGCTCGAAAAGGGCCACTCGGTCAACGAGGTCGTCAACGGCCGCAACCGCATCATCAAGGAGTTCCCCGACTCCTGCTACAACGGCGGCACGTACTACAACTCGAACTGGAACCCGAAGAACTTCAAGAACCAGTCGGGTTACGTCGGCACGCCGATGCAGTTCACCCGTGACTCGCTGAACACCGGATTCCTCGCGATGGCCTCCGAGCTCGACCTGTGCGACATCGGCAAGGCCGCGACGCGCATGGGCGTCGAACTCGGCACCGGCGAGCCGATCGTGATGACCGGTCCGAACAAGGTGATCGGTGACGACGCCATCTCGCCCCTCGCGATGGCCTCGGCCTACGCGACGGTCGCGAACAAGGGCATCCAGTGCCAGCCGCAGGCGATCGACCGCGTGACCGACTCGGACGGCAAGGAGATCGCCAAGCCGGACCGCAAGTGCAGCCAGGTCATCGACCCCGCTGTCGCGGCGACCGCGGCCTACGCCTTCCAGGGCGTGATGGCTCCCGGCGGAAGCGCCTACCCCGGCAACCCGTTCGACGGCACCCAGGTGATGGGGAAGACCGGCACGCACGAGGAGACCCACACCTGGATCATCGAGTCCAGCACCAGGGTCACCACCGCCGTGTGGACGGGCAACGTGCAGGGCGAGATCTCGCTCTACGACAAGTACTGGACCGGCAGCTACGAGCCGCTGAGCCGCATCCGCTTCCAGATGGCGAGGCAGCTTCAGCACCTCGCCAACCAGCTCTATCCGGCCGGCGGCTTCCCCGGCCCCGACAGCAACCTGTCGCGCCAGGTCTACACGGACCTTCCCAGTGTCGTCGGCAAGTCGCTGGACGAGGCCAGGAGGATCCTGCAGGACGCCGGATTCGAGGTGACGGTGGGCGCCCCGGTCGATTCCGACATGCAGAAGGATCTCGTCGCGACGCAGAGCCCGGGTGCGGGCAGGGTCGCGGGCGGCACCGTGGTGACGATCAACCCGAGCAACGGGCAGGGCCTCACCGTGCCGGATGTCTCCGGGCGCAAGCTCGACCGTGCGATCGCGGAGCTGCGCCAGGCAGGATTCGGCAACGTGCTGCCCGGAGCGTGCACGCAGCGCGACGACGCCGATCCCCAGGGTGACGCGACGGGCACCAAGCCCGCCGCGGGCACCGTGACCAACCGCAACACCGCCATCACCGTGGACTACGCCGCATCCGACTGCGGCGGCGGCAACGGCAACGGCAACGGCAACGGCGACGGCTAG
- a CDS encoding RidA family protein, with the protein MSVTQKLAELSIDLPDVVPPVAAYVPAKAHGDLVFTAGQLPMISGSLPATGKVGDGHGLVPASDAKSYARQCALNAIAAAAAAVGGVDRLTGVIKVVGFVASVPEFTGQPGVINGASEVLGEIFGEAGRHARSAVGVPVLPLDAPVEVEVVFSYA; encoded by the coding sequence GTGAGCGTCACCCAGAAGCTCGCGGAGCTCAGCATCGATCTTCCCGACGTCGTCCCGCCCGTCGCAGCGTACGTGCCGGCGAAGGCGCACGGCGACCTCGTGTTCACGGCGGGTCAGCTGCCGATGATCTCCGGCTCGCTGCCGGCGACCGGCAAGGTGGGCGACGGTCACGGCCTGGTGCCGGCATCCGACGCGAAGTCCTACGCGCGTCAGTGCGCACTCAACGCGATCGCGGCTGCCGCGGCCGCCGTGGGCGGTGTCGACCGGCTCACCGGCGTGATCAAGGTGGTCGGGTTCGTGGCATCCGTTCCGGAGTTCACCGGGCAGCCCGGAGTGATCAACGGCGCCAGCGAGGTGCTCGGCGAGATCTTCGGCGAGGCCGGCCGGCACGCGCGGTCCGCCGTCGGCGTGCCCGTGCTTCCGCTCGACGCGCCCGTCGAGGTCGAGGTCGTCTTCTCCTACGCCTAG
- a CDS encoding HAD-IIB family hydrolase, which translates to MTTPRLVAFDLDDTLAPSKSAIDPRIGDLLIALADRVEVAIISGGQLAQFTTQVVDRLPDASAVTLARLHLLPTCGTQYYRLTPDGITTVYAHSLTDDQKARALAAVEGEARRLGLWESETWGDILEDRGSQITFSALGQRAPLDAKIAWDPTGSKKSTLRAAVAERIPDLEVRSGGSTSVDITHQGIDKAYGMTRLSEQTGIPLDDMLFVGDRLDPDGNDYPVLAMGVACHAVEGWEDTAAFLDGLIPTLPPRD; encoded by the coding sequence ATGACAACTCCTCGCCTCGTCGCCTTCGATCTCGATGACACCCTCGCGCCGTCCAAGAGCGCGATCGACCCGCGCATCGGCGATCTTCTCATCGCCCTCGCCGACCGGGTCGAGGTCGCCATCATCTCCGGCGGCCAGCTCGCCCAGTTCACGACGCAGGTGGTCGATCGACTGCCGGATGCCTCTGCTGTGACTCTCGCGCGCCTCCACCTGCTGCCCACCTGCGGCACGCAGTACTACCGCCTCACGCCCGACGGCATCACGACCGTCTACGCGCATTCGCTGACGGACGACCAGAAGGCGCGCGCACTCGCCGCCGTCGAGGGCGAGGCGCGGCGTCTGGGGCTCTGGGAGTCCGAGACGTGGGGCGACATCCTCGAGGACCGCGGTTCGCAGATCACGTTCTCCGCGCTCGGCCAGCGGGCACCGCTCGACGCGAAGATCGCGTGGGATCCCACCGGATCGAAGAAGAGCACGCTCCGGGCCGCCGTCGCCGAGCGCATCCCCGACCTCGAGGTCCGCTCGGGCGGATCGACGTCCGTCGACATCACGCACCAGGGCATCGACAAGGCCTACGGCATGACCCGGCTGTCCGAGCAGACAGGCATCCCCCTCGACGACATGCTGTTCGTCGGCGACCGCCTCGACCCCGACGGCAACGACTATCCCGTTCTGGCGATGGGCGTGGCCTGCCACGCGGTGGAGGGCTGGGAGGACACCGCCGCGTTCCTCGACGGCCTCATCCCCACCCTCCCGCCGCGCGACTAG
- a CDS encoding DUF4177 domain-containing protein, translating into MTTWEYLTTPLLIHNTAAILNNWGKQGWELVQVVPGPEGGLVAYLKRPSGAGEANAGLGAAAQAARQFEEGTA; encoded by the coding sequence ATGACGACGTGGGAGTATCTCACCACGCCCCTTCTGATCCACAACACCGCCGCGATCCTCAACAACTGGGGCAAGCAGGGCTGGGAGCTCGTGCAGGTCGTTCCCGGGCCGGAGGGTGGGCTCGTCGCCTATCTCAAGCGGCCGAGCGGCGCCGGTGAGGCGAACGCGGGCCTCGGTGCCGCGGCACAGGCCGCGAGGCAGTTCGAGGAGGGCACGGCGTGA
- a CDS encoding DUF1295 domain-containing protein, with amino-acid sequence MDPLLVVLIVAGAACAFCWIASLITKDTSWVDRLWSIVPVVYVWIFAISGILGGEDATRLIVMAVLVTAWGARLTFNFARKGGYTGMEDYRWAILRGRMKPWQFQLFNLFFIVLYQNALLVLITLPAYIAWQHPVPFGGWDAAFALLFAAFLVGEFVADQQQWDFHEKKKAARGTLEPGFVTSGLFAYSRHPNFFFEQAQWWAFYAIGAAALVTDGGGWLNWTIAGAALLTLLFIGSTVFTESITASKYPAYAEYRRTTSMLIPLPRRRGAAAPEIS; translated from the coding sequence ATGGATCCCCTCCTCGTCGTCCTCATCGTCGCGGGCGCGGCCTGCGCCTTCTGCTGGATCGCCTCGCTCATCACCAAGGACACCTCCTGGGTCGATCGCCTGTGGTCGATCGTTCCCGTCGTGTACGTCTGGATCTTCGCGATCTCGGGGATTCTGGGCGGCGAGGACGCCACCCGCCTGATCGTGATGGCGGTGCTGGTGACGGCGTGGGGCGCGCGCCTCACCTTCAACTTCGCCCGCAAGGGCGGGTACACCGGCATGGAGGACTACCGCTGGGCCATCCTGCGCGGTCGCATGAAGCCGTGGCAGTTCCAGCTGTTCAACCTGTTCTTCATCGTGCTGTACCAGAACGCCCTGCTGGTGCTCATCACGCTCCCGGCCTACATCGCCTGGCAGCATCCGGTGCCGTTCGGCGGGTGGGATGCCGCGTTCGCCCTGCTCTTCGCGGCGTTCCTCGTGGGAGAGTTCGTCGCCGACCAGCAGCAATGGGACTTCCACGAGAAGAAGAAGGCCGCAAGGGGCACCCTCGAGCCGGGATTCGTCACGAGCGGCCTCTTCGCCTACAGCCGTCACCCGAACTTCTTCTTCGAGCAGGCCCAGTGGTGGGCGTTCTACGCGATCGGTGCGGCCGCGCTCGTGACCGACGGCGGCGGATGGCTGAACTGGACGATCGCGGGAGCCGCGCTGCTCACGCTGCTGTTCATCGGCTCGACGGTCTTCACGGAGTCGATCACCGCGTCGAAGTACCCCGCGTACGCCGAGTACCGCCGGACGACCTCGATGCTGATCCCGCTCCCCCGCCGTCGCGGTGCGGCAGCGCCCGAGATCTCTTAG
- the galE gene encoding UDP-glucose 4-epimerase GalE gives MRVLLTGGAGYIGAHTAIALLEAGHDVLIVDDMSGTSPEAVARVEQITGTTVPLLVADVRDRQALTDFLRRNAPVDAVIHLAGLKAVGESMAEPVRYYDVNLGSSITLLEVMAAEGIRTIVFSSSATVYGTPEQLPLTEESPTGIDLANPYGKTKRIIEEILSDAAAADPDLRAISLRYFNPVGAHPSGLIGEDPHGIPNNLMPFVSRVAIGSLPEVAVFGTDYDTPDGTGQRDYIHVTDLAAGHVAALEQATPGYDVYNLGTGEPVSVLELIAAFERASGREIPKRLAPRRPGDVAATYGDPSKAGRELGWATRLTIDDACRDYWNWQSRNPRGYAGA, from the coding sequence ATGCGAGTTCTCCTCACCGGCGGTGCCGGCTACATCGGCGCGCACACCGCGATCGCGCTCCTCGAGGCCGGCCACGACGTGCTCATCGTGGATGACATGTCGGGCACCAGCCCCGAGGCGGTTGCGCGCGTCGAGCAGATCACGGGGACGACCGTGCCCCTGCTCGTCGCCGATGTGCGCGACCGGCAGGCGCTGACGGACTTCCTGCGCAGGAACGCGCCCGTCGACGCCGTGATCCACCTCGCGGGACTGAAGGCCGTCGGCGAATCGATGGCGGAGCCGGTGCGCTACTACGACGTCAACCTCGGATCGTCGATCACGCTGCTCGAGGTGATGGCGGCGGAGGGCATCCGCACGATCGTGTTCTCCAGCTCCGCGACGGTCTACGGCACGCCTGAGCAGCTCCCGCTCACCGAGGAGTCGCCCACCGGCATCGACCTCGCGAACCCCTACGGCAAGACCAAGCGCATCATCGAGGAGATCCTCTCCGACGCCGCAGCCGCCGACCCCGACCTGCGGGCGATCAGCCTGCGCTACTTCAACCCGGTCGGCGCGCACCCGTCGGGCCTCATCGGCGAGGACCCGCACGGCATCCCGAACAATCTCATGCCCTTCGTGTCGCGCGTCGCGATCGGGTCCCTCCCCGAGGTGGCGGTGTTCGGCACCGACTACGACACCCCCGACGGAACGGGACAGCGCGACTACATCCACGTCACCGATCTCGCCGCCGGCCACGTCGCCGCCCTCGAGCAGGCCACGCCCGGGTACGACGTCTACAACCTCGGCACCGGCGAGCCCGTCTCAGTCCTCGAGCTGATCGCCGCGTTCGAGCGGGCGAGCGGACGCGAGATCCCGAAGCGGCTGGCGCCGCGCCGCCCCGGCGACGTCGCCGCCACCTACGGCGACCCCTCGAAGGCCGGACGCGAGCTGGGGTGGGCGACGCGCCTCACGATCGACGACGCCTGCCGTGACTACTGGAACTGGCAGTCACGCAACCCGCGCGGGTACGCGGGAGCCTGA